A DNA window from Suncus etruscus isolate mSunEtr1 chromosome 8, mSunEtr1.pri.cur, whole genome shotgun sequence contains the following coding sequences:
- the MGAT1 gene encoding alpha-1,3-mannosyl-glycoprotein 2-beta-N-acetylglucosaminyltransferase: MLKKQWAGLVLWGAILFVAWNALLLLFFWTRPAPGPPAPGAPALDGDPAGLTQELIRLAQEAEQELEQQRRLLRQIHAHQARRRQRPRGRAAASPGPAPALPLPAASAPPASAGAFVLPVLVIACDRSSVRRCLDKLLQYRPSAERFPIIVSQDCGHEETARVIASYGRAVTHLRQPDLSAVAVPAEHRKFQGYYRIARHYRWALGQVFGGLRHAAAVVVEDDLEVAPDFFEYFQATYPLLRADPSLWCVSAWHDNGKEHMVDAGRPELLYRTDFFPGLGWLLLAELWAELEPKWPAAFWDDWMRRPEQRRGRACVRPEVSRTLTFGRRGVSHGQFFDQHLKFIKLNQRFVPFTQLDLSYLRREAYDRAFLARVYGAPPLPVDAVRAGERQDLGEVRVQYSSRDSFKAFAKALGVMDDLKSGVPRAGYRGIVSFLFRGRRVHLAPPQTWTGYDPTWN; the protein is encoded by the coding sequence ATGCTGAAGAAGCAGTGGGCGGGCCTGGTGCTGTGGGGCGCCATCCTGTTCGTGGCCTGGAATGCGCTGCTGCTGCTCTTCTTCTGGACGCGGCCCGCGCCCGGCCCGCCGGCGCCCGGCGCCCCGGCCCTGGACGGCGACCCGGCCGGCCTGACGCAGGAGCTGATCCGCCTGGCGCAGGAGGCCGAGCAGGAGCTGGAGCAGCAGCGGCGGCTGCTGCGGCAGATCCACGCGCACCAGGCGCGCCGGCGGCAGCGCCCGCGCGGCCGGGCCGCCGCCAGCCCGGGCCCGGCCCCGGCGCTGCCCTTGCCCGCCGCCAGCGCGCCCCCCGCCAGCGCCGGCGCCTTTGTGCTGCCCGTGCTGGTGATCGCCTGCGACCGCAGCAGCGTGCGGCGCTGCCTGGACAAGCTGCTGCAGTACCGGCCGTCGGCCGAGCGCTTCCCCATCATCGTGAGCCAGGACTGCGGCCACGAGGAGACGGCGCGCGTGATCGCCTCCTACGGCCGCGCCGTCACGCACCTGCGCCAGCCCGACCTGAGCGCCGTGGCCGTGCCGGCCGAGCACCGCAAGTTCCAGGGCTACTACCGCATCGCGCGCCACTACCGCTGGGCGCTCGGCCAGGTGTTCGGCGGCCTGCGCCACGCGGCTGCCGTGGTGGTGGAGGACGACCTGGAGGTGGCCCCCGACTTCTTCGAGTACTTCCAGGCCACCTACCCGCTGCTGCGCGCCGACCCGTCGCTCTGGTGCGTGTCGGCCTGGCACGACAACGGCAAGGAGCACATGGTGGACGCCGGCCGGCCCGAGCTGCTCTACCGCACCGACTTCTTCCCGGGCCTCGGCTGGCTGCTGCTGGCCGAGCTCTGGGCCGAGCTGGAGCCCAAGTGGCCGGCCGCCTTCTGGGACGACTGGATGCGGCGGCCCGAGCAGCGGCGCGGCCGGGCCTGCGTGCGGCCCGAGGTGTCGCGGACGCTGACCTTCGGCCGGCGCGGCGTGAGCCACGGCCAGTTCTTCGACCAGCACCTCAAGTTCATCAAGCTCAACCAGCGCTTCGTGCCCTTCACGCAGCTCGACCTGTCCTACCTGCGGCGCGAGGCCTACGACCGCGCCTTCCTGGCCCGCGTCTACGGCGCGCCGCCGCTGCCCGTGGACGCCGTGCGCGCCGGCGAGCGCCAGGACCTGGGCGAGGTGCGCGTGCAGTACAGCAGCCGCGACAGCTTCAAGGCCTTCGCCAAGGCCCTGGGCGTCATGGACGACCTCAAGTCCGGGGTGCCCCGCGCCGGCTACCGTGGCATCGTCAGCTTCCTCTTCCGCGGCCGCCGCGTGCACCTGGCGCCCCCGCAGACCTGGACGGGCTACGACCCCACCTGGAACTAG